The following proteins are encoded in a genomic region of Tigriopus californicus strain San Diego chromosome 6, Tcal_SD_v2.1, whole genome shotgun sequence:
- the LOC131882525 gene encoding adenosine deaminase 2-like → MEHVLELLVVLSQVLLLIQSKTIGEYLAERNEVLEKEDQSYLGSDLALTLEEIQFNQVLMDAKFKELDEAFQLSHFPPSQHFFLAKPQIEASTVFQIIRQMPKGGNLHTHDLSIVSLDWVIANITYQPNLLMCIKPTDENLIFSWLPFPSNPPNCDWLNVAEERRKVDPVVFDRYLRSFLSLEVSDPYDTYPDINRVWQKFFKTWDTIHSLISSKPILRDYIWQAMTEMLQDNVQLLEIRTFLDAQYCTNNVTCDPMSSTDILDFFQEISTEFSSANPDFCGLNIILSRSRINDDLEDFPSWLASIGDYQKMYPDLIAGMDIMGQEDLGTYLVAYAEDILAIKETYPNLEFFFHAGETNWQGQATDKNIIDGILLGASRLGHGYAITRHPEAWQMALDQNVAIEICPLSNQVLTLVHDLRNHPASVLIQSNFTGLVIASDDVAMWGGRGLSFDFYETFMGLAGRDMDLRLLKKLSLNSIEYSALRGDRKRQCLMKFENKWEDFLSSYISPVD, encoded by the coding sequence ATGGAGCATGTCTTGGAACTTCTTGTGGTGCTCAGTCAAGTGCTCTTGTTGATCCAATCTAAGACAATTGGTGAATATCTCGCTGAGCGCAATGAGGTCCTGGAGAAGGAAGATCAATCCTACCTTGGTTCAGATCTTGCCCTGACTTTGGAAGAGATTCAGTTCAACCAAGTTCTCATGGATGCCAAGTTTAAGGAGCTTGACGAGGCATTCCAGCTGTCGCACTTTCCGCCAAGTCAACATTTCTTCCTCGCCAAACCTCAGATAGAAGCCTCCACAGTGTTCCAAATTATTCGGCAAATGCCCAAAGGAGGGAACTTACACACCCATGACCTTTCAATCGTCTCTTTAGATTGGGTCATTGCCAATATTACGTATCAACCAAATCTACTCATGTGCATCAAGCCAACAGACGAAAACCTTATTTTCTCATGGCTCCCATTTCCCTCGAACCCGCCAAATTGTGACTGGCTCAATGTGGCAGAAGAACGAAGAAAAGTAGATCCAGTCGTTTTTGATCGCTATTTAAGGAGTTTTTTATCCTTGGAGGTCTCTGATCCGTATGATACCTACCCAGACATCAACCGAGTGTggcaaaagtttttcaaaaccTGGGATACAATACATTCGCTGATTTCCTCCAAGCCCATTCTCAGGGACTACATTTGGCAAGCCATGACGGAAATGCTTCAGGATAATGTCCAACTCCTCGAGATTCGGACCTTTCTTGACGCCCAATACTGTACCAACAATGTCACATGCGATCCCATGAGCTCTACGGACATTCTCGACTTCTTCCAAGAGATCTCTACCGAGTTTAGCTCGGCAAATCCCGATTTCTGTGGCCTCAACATAATTCTCTCTCGTTCAAGGATTAACGATGACCTTGAAGACTTCCCATCCTGGTTAGCTTCCATCGGCGATTATCAAAAGATGTATCCGGATCTAATTGCTGGCATGGATATCATGGGACAAGAAGACCTTGGCACCTATCTCGTGGCATACGCTGAGGATATTCTGGCCATCAAGGAGACATACCCGAACCTAGAGTTCTTCTTCCATGCCGGCGAGACCAACTGGCAAGGCCAAGCAACCGACAAAAACATCATTGATGGCATCCTATTGGGGGCCTCACGGTTAGGTCATGGATACGCCATAACTCGGCATCCCGAAGCATGGCAAATGGCCTTGGATCAAAATGTGGCCATTGAGATCTGTCCTCTATCCAACCAGGTCTTGACTTTGGTCCACGACCTTCGAAACCATCCTGCCTCAGTGTTGATCCAATCCAACTTTACAGGATTGGTGATAGCCAGTGACGATGTGGCCATGTGGGGTGGGCGCGGTTTGAGCTTTGATTTTTACGAGACTTTCATGGGTTTGGCTGGGAGGGACATGGATTTGCGACTCCTGAAGAAGTTGTCTCTCAACTCTATAGAGTACAGTGCGCTCCGCGGGGATAGAAAAAGACAGTGCTTGATGAAGTTCGAGAACAAATGGGAGGATTTTTTGTCGAGCTATATTTCTCCTGTTGATTAA
- the LOC131882522 gene encoding multidrug resistance-associated protein 1-like, whose amino-acid sequence MGFCHERFWDFNLTTHDVRPDFTPCFHHTVLVYIPCAFFWLFVRFYATLFWTHRNDRLCLSLKFPLFSARVIVAVALAVIQIANLLNIAQHGARPSGEWLASLIFIGTFALETCATFVHHQEGHARSFIQLFFWLILMVFQVPTLVSAIQVFYMHDSGQVYELSRAGIQFVFFSFILSGLILQFFSEASNTENTLGSSELNASAPSLLLFTWLNPLIWSGFKTPLLKSSVPDLGQDLQVQTITGKFNRHFTVDRVNIRRLGQRNGAYSSTGSEHKVDSEADIGNADVVTVDLETCLVQTDKPQIERALIKAFGKRFFQSVLLKVLQDVLKFIAPQILKNLIRFAQSTNDPEQGVWKGYFWACLLFSVNLVQILVLQQYWKQCYHAGMEMKTATVTAIYKKSLRLSNSARRQYTLGQILNLMASDASTIEEVLPRLNMVWSMPFQIILAVFFLYQELGPSVFSGVVILLILIPFNMVTSRYDRKFQSAYMKVKDQRIRSMYEILSNIKIIKFNTWEEAFADKVLSLRTHELKFLKKKATLQAFINFVFGSAPILVTLASFATYVSVSSSHHLTAEKVFVCIALFNLLRLPMHLLPWSITETLRLVVSIKRINQFFETKDLEPTPVKLARCSPHLKYSIKIENGHFGWEEAGPLSSAILKNITVCVPQGCLVAVVGQVGSGKSTLLAAILGEAERLEGEVCVNGSTIAYVSQEAWIQNASVKNNIIFAKDKPDHQWYKQVIEACSLEQDLHQLMDGDQTLIGEKGINLSGGQKQRIAIARAAYSSADIFLLDDPLSALDSQTASHVFEQVLSNNGILRHSTRVLATHNTSILSQADLVAVLKDGEVAKFGPPGKVMTSSLEISRLVKSLEEEEQNKSKPEEDQKEDTNKFDKLKKPSAKDKKETALAQRLKDEDVLTGRVKGQAYQKYLRALGIPLCVLILGLFMANQAISTGTTIWLAAWSDHNSHVLSDSEANVNSSSSLKREPANGLYIGVLGAFGGAQAVLSFLRNLVFFLACARGSKIIHNSLFGVIIRAKTRFFDITPTGSIMNRFAADLNVVDQPLPNALSSFLFTFMEVTSVLIVISITTPIFMIIIVPLVLVYTFLIRVYIPSSRQLQRYVSSTKSPINLHFSETIQGISTIRAFQHEKIFNDEFESRVQEYLRFQYTSAMATRWLSLRSEALGNIVVLVAALVAVAQRNILTAGWVGLSITYALSVTETFNWVLQNGSKLEEQAVNLERIRETEEHAPLERPWQKPSADPKDRRWVKKGDIEFRNLTLAYDEHLEPVLKGINLSIKSGEKVGVCGRTGAGKSSLAVALLNLVDSWSGQMFLDGIDVRPLGLHSLRSQITMIPQDPVMFKGTIRQNIDPFNKFKDDAIWDSLANCHMDTHIERFSAGLEHQVEEGGSNFSVGQKQLICLARALLKDNTIVFLDEATASMDAETDKTIQETLFRELEGKTLITIAHRLNTVLNYDKILVLDEGQVVEFDTPQHLLSDENSHFYAMIHQSKGSLE is encoded by the exons ATGGGGTTCTGCCACGAGAGGTTTTGGGATTTCAACCTGACAACTCATGACGTCAGGCCAGATTTTACCCCCTGCTTTCACCACACGGTGTTGGTTTACATTCCGTGCGCTTTCTTTTGGCTTTTCGTGCGCTTTTACGCAACCCTGTTCTGGACGCATCGGAACGACAGATTGTGCCTGTCTTTGAAATTCCCTCTCTTTTCTGCTCGTGTTATTGTTGCCGTCGCATTGGCCGTGATTCAGATCGCCAATCTCTTGAACATTGCCCAACATGGTGCCCGGCCCTCCGGTGAATGGTTGGCGTccctcattttcattggcaCCTTTGCCTTGGAGACGTGTGCCACGTTTGTCCACCATCAGGAGGGCCACGCCCGATCGTTTATCCAGCTCTTCTTTTGGTTGATCCTCATGGTGTTCCAGGTTCCAACCTTGGTATCCGCCATTCAGGTTTTTTACATGCATGACTCAGGACAAGTCTATGAGTTGAGTCGGGCCGGGATTCAGTTCGTGTTTTTCTCGTTCATCTTGTCCGGGCTTATTCTTCAGTTTTTCTCGGAGGCCTCGAACACTGAAAACACCTTGGGGAGTTCAGAGCTCAACGCTTCGGCTCCGTCACTTCTACTTTTCACATGGTTGAACCCATTGATTTGGAGTGGCTTCAAAACTCCGCTACTGAAGAGTTCTGTGCCAGACTTGGGCCAAGATCTCCAGGTTCAAACTATCACTGGCAAATTTAATAGACACTTCACAGTTGACCGCGTCAACATCAGACGGCTTGGCCAAAGAAATGGAGCGTACAGCTCAACAGGAAGTGAACATAAAGTGGACAGCGAAGCAGACATAGGGAATGCTGACGTGGTCACAGTTGATTTAGAGACATGTCTCGTGCAGACGGACAAGCCTCAAATTGAAAGGGCTTTGATTAAAGCCTTTGGAAAAAGGTTCTTCCAATCCGTGCTGTTGAAAGTGCTCCAAGATGTCTTGAAGTTCATTGCCCCTCAGATCCTGAAGAACCTCATAAGGTTTGCTCAATCCACCAACGATCCAGAGCAAGGAGTTTGGAAAGGTTACTTTTGGGCCTGCTTGTTGTTCAGCGTCAACCTGGTTCAAATCCTGGTACTTCAACAGTATTGGAAGCAATGTTACCATGCTGGCATGGAGATGAAAACTGCCACGGTCACTGCGATATACAAAAAGTCCCTGAGACTCTCCAACTCTGCTCGGAGACAGTACACTCTGGGGCAGATTTTGAATCTCATGGCCTCAGATGCATCCACTATTGAAGAAGTTCTCCCTCGACTCAACATGGTTTGGTCAATGCCGTTCCAGATCATTTTGGCGGTTTTCTTCCTCTATCAAGAACTCGGTCCCTCTGTGTTCAGTGGCGTGGTCATCTTGCTGATACTAATTCCATTCAACATGGTCACAAGTCGATATGATCGGAAGTTTCAGTCTGCGTACATGAAGGTCAAGGATCAAAGGATCAGATCCATGTATGAGATCCTCAGCAACATTAAGATCATCAAGTTCAACACGTGGGAAGAAGCCTTCGCCGACAAAGTGCTGTCCCTTCGTACTCACGAgctgaaatttctgaaaaagaagGCCACCCTCCAAGCCTTCATCAATTTTGTGTTCGGCTCTGCTCCAATCTTGGTGACCCTGGCCAGCTTTGCCACTTACGTGTCGGTCAGCTCAAGCCACCACCTGACAGCAGAGAAGGTTTTTGTTTGCATTGCTCTCTTCAACCTTCTGAGACTTCCAATGCATCTTCTCCCGTGGTCCATCACAGAGACACTGAGACTTGTTGTGAGCATCAAGCGGATCAACCAGTTCTTCGAAACCAAGGATCTTGAGCCAACTCCGGTGAAGTTAGCCAGATGCAGCCCTCATCTAAAGTACTCAATTAAAATAGAAAATGGACACTTCGGTTGGGAAGAGGCAGGTCCATTATCATCGGCTATTCTGAAGAATATCACCGTTTGTGTCCCTCAAGGCTGCTTGGTGGCAGTGGTGGGCCAAGTGGGCTCGGGCAAGTCCACCCTGCTTGCAGCCATTTTGGGTGAAGCTGAGAGGCTTGAAGGTGAAGTTTGTGTGAATGGTAGCACCATTGCTTACGTCAGTCAAGAGGCTTGGATTCAGAATGCCTCAGTGAAGAACAACATCATCTTTGCCAAAGACAAACCAGATCATCAGTGGTACAAACAG GTTATTGAAGCTTGCTCGTTGGAGCAGGACCTTCATCAACTGATGGATGGTGACCAAACGTTGATTGGCGAGAAGGGGATCAATCTATCCGGTGGTCAAAAGCAAAGGATTGCCATTGCCCGAGCAGCCTACTCTTCCGCCGACATTTTCCTTTTGGACGACCCTTTATCAGCATTGGATTCTCAAACTGCCAGCCACGTCTTTGAACAGGTTTTAAGCAACAATGGGATTCTAAGGCATTCAACGCGAGTATTGGCCACTCACAACACATCTATTCTAAGCCAAGCTGACCTTGTTGCCGTTTTGAAGGATGGAGAAGTGGCAAAGTTTGGCCCACCAGGCAAGGTCATGACTTCATCATTGGAAATATCACGTTTAGTGAAGTCtctggaggaagaagaacaaaacaaATCGAAGCCTGAAGAGGACCAAAAAGAAGACACGAACAAGTTTGATAAGCTCAAAAAACCCTCGGCGAAGGATAAAAAAGAGACTGCCTTGGCGCAAAGGTTGAAAGACGAAGACGTTCTGACCGGCAGAGTGAAAGGGCAAGCCTACCAAAAGTATCTGAGAGCCTTGGGCATTCCCTTGTGCGTGCTCATCCTTGGCCTTTTCATGGCCAATCAAGCAATTTCCACTGGAACCACGATTTGGTTGGCAGCTTGGTCCGACCATAACTCACATGTCCTGAGTGATTCTGAGGCCAATGTTAACTCATCCTCCAGCCTAAAGAGGGAGCCAGCCAATGGTTTGTACATTGGGGTATTGGGCGCCTTTGGAGGCGCTCAAGCTGTCTTGAGCTTCTTGAGGAACCTTGTGTTCTTTCTAGCCTGTGCCAGGGGCAGTAAAATCATTCACAATTCCTTGTTTGGTGTGATAATTCGGGccaaaacaagatttttcGACATCACTCCAACGGGAAGTATCATGAACCGGTTTGCAGCTGATTTAAACGTAGTGGATCAACCCTTGCCCAATGCTTTATCGAGCTTTCTCTTCACCTTCATGGAAGTCACTTCCGTGCTAATCGTCATTAGCATCACCACACCCATCTTCATGATTATCATAGTGCCCTTGGTTCTGGTCTACACCTTCCTGATTCGGGTGTACATTCCGAGCTCTCGCCAGCTCCAGCGGTACGTGTCCAGTACCAAATCTCCCATCAACCTTCACTTCAGCGAGACTATCCAAGGGATCTCGACCATCCGAGCCTTTCAACACGAGAAGATATTCAATGACGAGTTTGAATCTCGAGTGCAAGAATACCTCCGTTTCCAATACACTTCCGCAATGGCCACTCGTTGGTTGAGTTTGCGTAGTGAAGCCCTCGGGAACATTGTGGTTTTGGTCGCTGCTCTGGTGGCAGTGGCTCAGAGGAATATCTTGACCGCTGGATGGGTGGGCTTAAGCATCACTTATGCCCTGAGTGTCACCGAAACGTTCAATTGGGTCCTTCAAAACGGTAGTAAACTGGAGGAGCAAGCCGTCAATTTGGAGCGAATCCGCGAGACAGAGGAGCACGCGCCTTTGGAGCGGCCGTGGCAAAAGCCAAGTGCCGATCCCAAAGATCGCCGATGGGTGAAAAAGGGGGACATCGAGTTCCGCAACCTCACTCTCGCTTACGACGAACATCTCGAACCAGTTCTCAAGGGCATCAACCTAAGCATAAAATCCGGCGAGAAAGTCGGCGTCTGTGGACGAACAGGGGCCGGGAAGAGCTCTTTGGCAGTGGCACTCCTGAATTTGGTAGATTCTTGGAGTGGTCAAATGTTCTTAGACGGGATTGACGTCCGGCCGTTGGGTCTTCACTCCCTTCGATCTCAAATCACAATGATTCCTCAAGACCCTGTCATGTTCAAAGGGACCATCAGACAGAACATTGACCCTTTTAACAAATTCAAGGACGATGCCATCTGGGATAGCCTCGCCAATTGTCACATGGATACTCATATCGAACGCTTTTCCGCCGGTCTTGAGCACCAAGTTGAAGAGG GTGGGTCCAATTTCTCAGTGGGTCAAAAACAGTTGATTTGCCTGGCAAGAGCGTTACTCAAAGACAATACAATCGTGTTTCTTGACGAGGCGACAGCTTCCATGGATGCCGAGACTGATAAGACGATACAGGAGACTCTTTTCCGAGAGTTGGAAGGAAAGACTTTGATTACCATTGCTCATCGCCTAAACACCGTCTTGAACTATGATAAAATCCTGGTTCTTGATGAAGGCCAAGTGGTGGAGTTTGACACACCGCAACACCTTTTGAGCGATGAAAACTCGCATTTTTATGCTATGATCCATCAGTCAAAAGGCAGCCTTGAGTAA
- the LOC131882526 gene encoding thiamine transporter 1-like, whose translation MEGWKAITSLLCLYGFLKELRPSEPFLTEYLINPKWSNITLEQAYYDVYPVWTYSYLAVLILVFLLTDLLRYKPVIVVEGFAYIGTWILLLYGKGVPTMQLMQFVYGVATSTEVAYYSYIYTKVNQQHFQAVTSWTRVALLLGRFLSGCLAQILTSSGLCDYRGLNFVSLASVSLATVVSFFLPKVTKTIYFHHDDFSPVNSPENEALEDHSIGSGPWARALANVRRDFCQSFGNLYILKWSVWWALGMCGNFQVGNYIQPLWETIQPVQGTDHIYNGAVEALTTLAGAFLAFALGFVRLNWVLVGEPVLFLLSVLDGLLLLAIAVTDDIWVAYIGYFLFRAGYQMLITVASYEIARHIGDDCYGLVFGFNTFLALLFQTVLTMVVADDIGLALPPRTQFLVYGCFWIVIGAIFLIMFLRAMVTQSLFQEIQAQGVWIHPEASSSSLEPNRREVPLGSTDPQ comes from the exons ATGGAGGGCTGGAAAGCAAtcacgagtttgttgtgtCTTTACGGATTCCTGAAGGAATTGCGACCTTCGGAACCATTCCTCACCGAGTATCTGATTAATCCCAAATGGAGCAATATCACACTCGAGCAGGCTTACTATGACGTCTATCCCGTGTGGACGTATTCCTATTTGGCCGTGTTGATCCTAGTGTTCCTGCTCACCGACCTATTGCGTTACAAACCCGTGATTGTGGTTGAGGGTTTTGCCTACATTGGAACATGGATTTTACTTCTCTATGGGAAGGGAGTGCCCACCATGCAG CTCATGCAATTTGTGTATGGTGTTGCAACCTCGACAGAGGTGGCTTACTATTCTTACATTTACACCAAAGTGAACCAACAGCATTTCCAGGCAGTGACATCCTGGACCCGAGTGGCGTTGCTCCTGGGACGGTTCCTGTCCGGTTGTTTGGCTCAAATCTTGACATCATCGG GTCTGTGCGACTATAGAGGCTTGAACTTTGTGTCTTTGGCCAGTGTCTCTTTGGCTACCGTGGTGTCGTTCTTTCTGCCAAAAGTCACCAAGACCATCTACTTCCATCATGACGATTTTTCGCCAGTGAATTCTCCGGAGAACGAAGCTCTAGAAG ATCACTCAATAGGTTCGGGCCCCTGGGCCCGTGCTTTGGCCAACGTTCGAAGAGACTTTTGCCAATCCTTTGGCAATCTTTATATCCTGAAATGGAGTGTGTGGTGGGCCCTTGGGATGTGCGGGAACTTCCAAGTGGGCAACTACATCCAACCCCTATGGGAGACCATCCAACCCGTCCAAGGGACGGACCATATATACAATGGGGCTGTGGAGGCCCTTACCACTCTGGCAG GGGCGTTTTTGGCGTTTGCCCTCGGATTCGTGCGGCTCAATTGGGTGTTGGTGGGCGAGCCAGTCTTGTTCCTGCTCTCGGTGTTGGATGGCCTTTTATTGCTGGCCATCGCCGTGACCGATGATATTTGGGTGGCTTATATCGGATACTTTTTATTTCGGGCTGGTTATCAGATGCTCATCACCGTTGCCAG TTACGAAATTGCTCGACATATTGGAGACGATTGTTACGGTTTGGTGTTTGGATTCAATACCTTTTTGGCCCTGTTGTTTCAAACCGTTTTGACGATGGTGGTGGCAGACGATATTGGATTGGCCCTACCACCCAGAACTCAG TTCTTGGTCTATGGCTGTTTTTGGATCGTGATTGGAGCCATCTTTTTGATCATGTTTCTCCGAGCCATGGTGACCCAAAGTCTGTTCCAAGAAATCCAAGCTCAAGGCGTGTGGATCCATCCAGAGGCCTCGTCCAGTTCTTTGGAACCCAATCGACGGGAAGTTCCCTTGGGTTCCACCGACCCTCAGTAA
- the LOC131882523 gene encoding ubiquitin-like modifier-activating enzyme 1, whose amino-acid sequence MSQSGTSKQALAVADPSCSAANSPPNSPPALKRRKIQEDNNSPPVDGGGPAGPGAGPGQTDPHQNGASSNGFNTMTGSAASPTASSPAKNGNAANGHAKNGNGGGAARSEEAIDESLYSRQLYVLGHEAMKKMAQSNVLVSGMKGLGVEVAKNVILGGVKSVTLHDTENCQLPDLSSQFYLTEADVGQNRATVTLPKLAELNNYVATSASSLPLTAAFIQQFSVVVLTQSSLKEQLAISEITRPAGIALIIADTRGLYAQVFNDFGPNFTVIDTTGEPPITAMISAISDQGIVACQDETRHGLEDGDHVTFAEVEGMTELNGGPPRPIKVLGPYTFSIGDVSQFSPYVKGGIATQVKMPTQVAFKPLSEALTDESLFLITDFGKFDRPALMHLAFITLHEFRQAQQRLPQPWSQSDAQAFVDLAKSLNPQYMNLPVDEAFEQFQAQFAKLAAGDLSPMAAAMGGFVAQEVMKACSGKFMPVKQWMYFDALECLPADLSGLTEAECAPQNSRYDGQIAVFGRSFQAKLGDQKYFVVGAGAIGCELLKNFAMVGLGAGAGRIIVTDMDCIEKSNLNRQFLFRPWDVQKAKSSTAAAAIKAMNPNMNVESQENRVGPETEDTYHDGFFEELDGVANALDNIEARTYMDRRCVYYGLPLLESGTLGTKGNTQVVIPHVTESYSSSQDPPEKSIPICTLKNFPNQIEHTLQWARDLFEGAFSQAPLNAQQYLEDPEFVDKTMRLQGAQPIETIELVKKMLVDEKPSDFADCVAWARLYFQELYHNQIRQLLHNFPADQKTSSGQMFWSGPKRCPKALEFDPNCQVHMDFVTSGANLMAEVYGIKGSRDESDIATILKRVNVTPFKPRDGVKIAANDAEAQAQAQQETSDQETLTKMAQDLPPRDSFKGLKISCLEFEKDDDTNFHMDFIVAASNLRAENYGIAPADRHKSKLIAGRIIPAIATTTSLVAGLVALELYKLVQGHKSVEVFKNGFANLALPFITFSDPIKAPVGKYYDKEWTLWDRFLLENDGDKEMTLADFLNHFKEKEQLEITMLSQGVSMLYSFFMAPKKREERLKMPMSKVVESVSKKSIPPYVKALVFELCCNDKDGEDVDVPYVQYKLPKKN is encoded by the exons ATGTCCCAGAGCGGCACCTCGAAGCAAGCCCTGGCCGTTGCTGATCCTTCTTGTTCCGCTGCCAACTCGCCGCCCAACTCGCCACCGGCTCTCAAGCGACGAAAAATCCAAGAGGACAACAACAGTCCGCCCGTCGACGGAGGAGGACCAGCAGGACCAGGAGCAGGACCAGGCCAGACCGACCCACACCAGAACGGGGCCAGTAGTAACGGCTTCAACACCATGACGGGCTCAGCCGCTTCCCCCACCGCCAGTAGCCCGGCCAAGAACGGCAATGCCGCCAACGGCCACGCCAAGAACGGCAATGGCGGTGGAGCGGCTCGGTCCGAGGAGGCCATCGACGAGAGTCTCTACTCGCGCCAATTGTACGTCCTGGGCCACGAGGCCATGAAGAAGATGGCCCAGTCCAACGTGCTGGTGTCCGGCATGAAGGGACTGGGCGTGGAGGTGGCCAAGAACGTGATCCTGGGCGGCGTCAAGTCCGTGACCCTCCACGACACGGAGAACTGCCAACTCCCGGACCTGTCCTCGCAGTTCTATCTGACCGAGGCCGATGTGGGCCAGAACCGGGCCACGGTCACCCTGCCCAAGTTGGCCGAGTTGAACAACTACGTGGCCACGTCGGCCTCCAGCCTGCCGCTGACCGCGGCCTTCATCCAGCAATTCAGTGTGGTGGTCCTGACCCAGAGTTCGTTGAAGGAGCAACTGGCCATCAGTGAGATCACGCGGCCCGCGGGTATCGCCCTCATCATCGCCGATACCCGCGGGTTGTACGCCCAAGTCTTCAACGACTTTGGCCCCAACTTCACCGTGATCGACACCACGGGCGAGCCGCCCATCACGGCCATGATCTCGGCCATCAGCGACCAGGGCATCGTGGCCTGTCAAGATGAAACCCGCCACGGTTTGGAGGACGGCGATCACGTCACCTTTGCCGAGGTCGAGGGCATGACGGAACTCAACGGGGGCCCACCCCGACCCATCAAGGTCCTGGGCCCGTACACGTTCAGCATCGGCGACGTGTCCCAGTTCTCGCCCTACGTCAAGGGCGGGATAGCCACTCAAGTCAAGATGCCCACCCAAGTGGCGTTCAAGCCCCTGTCCGAGGCCCTCACCGACGAGAGTCTGTTCCTGATCACGGactttggcaaatttgaccGACCCGCGCTCATGCACTTGGCCTTTATCACGCTCCACGAGTTCCGCCAGGCTCAGCAACGCCTGCCCCAGCCGTGGAGTCAGAGCGACGCCCAAGCCTTTGTGGACCTGGCCAAGTCGCTCAACCCGCAGTACATGAACCTCCCGGTCGATGAGGCCTTCGAGCAGTTCCAGGCCCAGTTCGCCAAATTGGCGGCCGGGGATCTGAGTCCCATGGCGGCGGCCATGGGCGGTTTCGTGGCGCAAGAGGTGATGAAGGCGTGCTCGGGCAAGTTCATGCCTGTCAAGCAATGGATGTACTTCGACGCTCTCGAATGCTTGCCCGCCGACCTGTCCGGTCTGACCGAGGCCGAGTGTGCGCCGCAGAATTCTCGGTACGACGGTCAAATCGCCGTGTTTGGCCGGAGTTTCCAGGCTAAATTGGGCGATCAGAAGTATTTCGTGGTGGGTGCGGGTGCCATCGGCTGCGAGCTCTTGAAGAACTTTGCCATGGTGGGCCTGGGGGCCGGGGCTGGCCGGATCATTGTCACGGACATGGACTGCATCGAGAAGTCCAACCTGAACCGGCAATTCCTGTTCCGACCCTGGGACGTGCAGAAGGCCAAGTCCTCGACGGCAGCGGCCGCCATCAAGGCCATGAACCCGAACATGAACGTGGAATCCCAAGAGAACCGAGTCGGGCCCGAAACCGAGGACACCTATCACGACGGCTTCTTTGAGGAGCTGGATGGCGTGGCCAACGCCCTGGACAACATTGAGGCCCGCACCTACATGGACCGTCGTTGTGTGTACTACGGTCTGCCCCTGCTGGAGTCGGGCACGCTCGGCACGAAGGGCAACACGCAAGTGGTCATCCCTCACGTGACCGAGTCCTACAGCTCGTCTCAGGATCCGCCCGAGAAGAGCATCCCTATCTGCACTCTGAAGAACTTTCCCAACCAAATCGAGCACACGCTCCAGTGGGCCCGCGATCTCTTTGAAGGGGCCTTCTCGCAGGCCCCGCTCAACGCCCAACAGTACCTCGAGGACCCCGAGTTCGTCGACAAGACCATGCGACTCCAGGGTGCTCAGCCCATCGAGACCATCGAATTGGTCAAGAAGATGCTGGTGGACGAGAAGCCGTCGGACTTTGCGGATTGCGTCGCCTGGGCCCGACTCTACTTCCAGGAGTTGTATCACAACCAAATCCGACAGTTGCTCCACAACTTCCCCGCCGACCAAAAGACCTCGAGTGGACAGATGTTCTGGTCGGGCCCCAAGCGATGTCCCAAGGCCCTGGAGTTCGATCCCAATTGTCAGGTGCACATGGACTTTGTCACGTCCGGAGCCAATCTCATGGCCGAGGTGTACGGGATCAAGGGCTCCCGCGACGAGTCGGACATCGCCACCATTCTGAAACGCGTCAACGTCACCCCTTTCAAGCCCCGCGACGGGGTCAAGATCGCGGCCAATGACGCGGAAGCTCAGGCCCAAGCCCAACAAGAGACCTCGGACCAAGAGACCCTGACCAAGATGGCCCAAGACCTGCCGCCCCGTGACTCGTTCAAGGGCCTCAAGATCAGTTGTCTCGAGTTCGAGAAGGACGATGACACCAACTTCCACATGGACTTCATCGTGGCGGCCTCGAACCTGCGGGCCGAGAACTACGGCATCGCCCCGGCGGACCGTCACAAATCCAAACTGATTGCTGGCCGCATCATCCCAGCCAttgccaccaccacctcccTGGTGGCCGGGCTCGTGGCTCTGGAGCTCTACAAGTTGGTCCAGGGACACAAGAGTGTGGAGGTGTTCAAGAATGGGTTTGCCAACCTGGCCCTGCCCTTCATCACCTTCTCCGACCCGATCAAGGCCCCTGTGGGCAAATACTACGACAAAGAATGGACCCTGTGGGATCGATTCCTACTCGAGAACGACGGCGACAAGGAGATGACATTGGCCGACTTCTTGAATCATTTCAAGGAGAAGGAGCAGCTAGAGATCACCATGCTTTCCCAAGGAGTCAGTATGCTCTACTCCTTCTTCATGGCACCAA AAAAGCGAGAGGAACGTCTGAAGATGCCCATGTCGAAAGTGGTGGAGTCCGTGTCGAAGAAATCCATCCCCCCGTACGTGAAGGCGTTGGTGTTTGAACTTTGCTGCAACGACAAAGACGGAGAGGACGTTGATGTGCCTTACGTTCAATACAAGCTTCCCAAGAAGAACTAA